From the genome of Candidatus Woesearchaeota archaeon:
CCCAAAAATACAAAATGGTTAAGGCAGCGCTCGGGCTTCATCCGGAGTTCATAGAAAAATTTGACGATAAAACAATTAAAGAAGAAATCAATTTCATCAGAGAGCATAAAAAAGAGATTGTGGCAGTTGGTGAGATAGGGCTGGACTACCACTGGGTAAAAGATGAAACCTTAAGAAAGAGGCAGAGGGAGCTTTTTCTCATGCAGCTTGAGTTTGCGAAGGAAATTAAAAAGCCGGTGATAGTGCACAGCAGGGATTCTGAAAGTGAATGCATAGAAATCCTTTCTTCCTCAGGAATAAAAAATGTGCTGATGCATTGTTTTTCAGGAGGCATGAATCTTGTAAAGGAATGCTATGAAAAGGGATTTATGTTTTCAATCCCGACAAACATTGTAAAGAGCAGCCACTTCCAGAAGGCTGCTGAAATTCTCCC
Proteins encoded in this window:
- a CDS encoding TatD family hydrolase, which encodes MIIADVHCHLDFFDDLQIDEILKRAGENNVKAAITNGVDQKSNRKALVLSQKYKMVKAALGLHPEFIEKFDDKTIKEEINFIREHKKEIVAVGEIGLDYHWVKDETLRKRQRELFLMQLEFAKEIKKPVIVHSRDSESECIEILSSSGIKNVLMHCFSGGMNLVKECYEKGFMFSIPTNIVKSSHFQKAAEILPLSRILTETDAPFLSPYPGKKNEPSFIAETIRKIAEIKKMDPEEVSNAIFSNYQKMFL